In Sphingomonas sp. PAMC26645, one DNA window encodes the following:
- a CDS encoding DMT family transporter, which produces MPTDRILPAIGMRLLSVVIFALMNTAIKLAERHGASVSEILFFRQFGACLLVSAVIVAGPGLPSVATKRLPAHIVRAIVGLSAMAFTFNGIVALPLAEATTIGFTVPVFATILGALVLREPTGWHRWAAVATGFAGVLIVAQPGSGDHFPLWGAGCALAGAFGTASVSILLRQIGKTESALTTVFWFSALSLIPLSVFYGRAAQSHDLVAWICLASVGIFGGLAQIAMTTSLRLGPVSVVVPMDYSSLLWATLLGWLVFDTLPAEATWVGAPVIVASGLYIVWREHVRRREETEQAIA; this is translated from the coding sequence ATGCCCACCGACCGTATCCTTCCCGCCATCGGCATGCGGTTGCTGTCGGTCGTGATCTTCGCGCTGATGAATACCGCGATCAAGCTCGCCGAGCGGCATGGCGCGAGCGTGTCGGAGATCCTGTTCTTTCGGCAGTTCGGGGCGTGCCTGCTGGTGTCGGCGGTGATCGTCGCGGGGCCGGGTTTGCCGTCCGTCGCGACGAAACGCTTGCCCGCGCACATCGTCCGGGCGATCGTGGGGCTTTCGGCGATGGCATTTACCTTCAACGGGATCGTCGCGTTGCCGCTCGCGGAGGCGACGACGATCGGGTTCACGGTGCCGGTGTTCGCGACGATCCTGGGGGCGCTGGTGTTGCGCGAGCCGACCGGGTGGCATCGCTGGGCGGCGGTCGCGACAGGGTTCGCGGGCGTGTTGATCGTCGCGCAACCGGGGAGCGGCGATCACTTTCCGTTATGGGGTGCGGGGTGTGCGCTGGCGGGGGCGTTCGGGACGGCGAGCGTGTCGATCCTGTTGCGGCAGATCGGCAAGACCGAAAGTGCACTGACGACGGTGTTCTGGTTCTCGGCGCTGTCGTTGATCCCATTGTCGGTGTTCTATGGGAGGGCGGCGCAGTCGCATGATCTGGTCGCGTGGATTTGCCTGGCGAGCGTCGGGATCTTCGGCGGGCTGGCGCAGATCGCGATGACGACGTCGTTGCGGCTCGGGCCGGTGTCGGTGGTGGTGCCGATGGATTATTCGAGTCTGTTGTGGGCGACGTTGCTGGGGTGGCTGGTGTTCGACACGCTGCCGGCGGAGGCGACCTGGGTCGGGGCGCCGGTCATCGTGGCGAGCGGGTTGTATATCGTGTGGCGGGAGCATGTGCGGCGGCGGGAAGAGACTGAGCAGGCGATCGCTTGA
- a CDS encoding CcdC protein domain-containing protein, with protein MQAHEAQGWISYAITAVVIGIVFAVRWRRMSIVKPLKLERLWIFPAIYAAVTLYMFVMYPPHGLAWLFCALALVMGAALGWQRGKLMRITIDPDSHALNTTSSPAAFLFIVAIVAVRTGARAVIGDGHALHLDAFAITDMLVALALGLFTTQRIEMYLRAKRMLETARVR; from the coding sequence GTGCAGGCGCACGAAGCACAAGGCTGGATCAGCTACGCGATCACCGCGGTCGTCATCGGCATAGTCTTCGCGGTCCGCTGGCGCCGCATGAGTATTGTAAAGCCGCTCAAGCTCGAACGCCTCTGGATCTTCCCCGCGATCTACGCCGCGGTCACGCTCTATATGTTCGTGATGTACCCGCCGCACGGCCTCGCCTGGCTGTTCTGTGCACTGGCCCTGGTCATGGGCGCCGCGCTCGGCTGGCAACGCGGCAAGCTCATGCGGATCACGATCGATCCCGACAGCCACGCACTCAACACGACCTCTTCCCCGGCAGCGTTCCTGTTCATCGTCGCGATCGTCGCAGTCCGCACCGGCGCGCGCGCCGTGATTGGCGACGGCCACGCCCTCCACCTCGACGCCTTCGCCATCACCGACATGCTGGTCGCGTTGGCGCTAGGCCTGTTCACCACGCAACGGATCGAAATGTACCTCCGCGCCAAGCGGATGCTCGAAACGGCCCGCGTCCGCTAA